Proteins co-encoded in one Candidatus Pelagibacter sp. RS40 genomic window:
- the tatC gene encoding twin-arginine translocase subunit TatC translates to MDKETGFISHLAELRKRLIHSLIFLSVLFVICYFFSEYIYGFLVNPYAEAVRDDGIERRLIFTALQETFLTYLKVSFFAAFFITSPFILIQIWKFIAPGLYTHEKKAIMPYLIITPILFLLGGMLVYYLIMPLAIKFFLSFESLGASTNLPIQLEAKVNEYLSLVMKLIFAFGLSFQLPVVLSLLARIGVINSTFLKERRKYVVVMIFAAAAILTPPDPITQIGLAVPLLILYELSIFSVNIIERKAEEKNA, encoded by the coding sequence ATGGATAAAGAAACAGGATTCATAAGCCACTTAGCTGAACTTAGAAAAAGATTAATACATTCATTAATATTTTTATCTGTATTGTTTGTAATTTGTTATTTTTTTTCAGAGTACATTTATGGGTTTTTAGTTAACCCATATGCTGAAGCAGTTAGAGATGATGGTATTGAAAGAAGATTAATATTTACAGCTCTTCAGGAAACTTTTTTAACTTATTTAAAAGTATCTTTTTTTGCAGCTTTTTTTATCACTAGTCCATTTATTTTGATACAGATTTGGAAGTTTATTGCACCTGGACTTTATACTCATGAAAAGAAAGCAATTATGCCTTATTTAATTATTACTCCAATTTTATTCCTTTTAGGGGGTATGCTTGTCTATTATTTAATAATGCCACTTGCGATAAAGTTTTTTTTGTCATTTGAAAGTTTAGGAGCAAGTACAAATTTACCTATCCAGCTTGAAGCAAAAGTTAATGAATATTTATCATTAGTAATGAAATTAATATTTGCTTTTGGTTTGAGTTTTCAATTACCTGTAGTTTTAAGTTTATTAGCAAGAATTGGAGTTATTAATTCAACTTTTTTAAAAGAGAGAAGAAAATATGTTGTAGTAATGATATTTGCAGCTGCAGCAATTTTAACTCCACCTGATCCAATTACACAAATTGGTTTAGCTGTTCCGCTGCTTATTTTATATGAATTATCAATTTTTTCTGTAAATATAATCGAGAGAAAAGCAGAAGAAAAAAATGCATAA
- the tatB gene encoding Sec-independent protein translocase protein TatB — translation MPQIGWLEILIIVSIAIIVVGPKDFPLMLKKMGSWIGLIKRYLSDVQNQVSEITDNSIEDENIIKKSSEKKENIKDING, via the coding sequence ATGCCACAAATTGGCTGGTTAGAAATTTTAATAATAGTTTCTATAGCAATTATTGTTGTAGGACCTAAAGACTTTCCTTTAATGTTAAAAAAAATGGGATCTTGGATTGGATTAATTAAAAGATATTTAAGTGATGTACAAAATCAAGTATCAGAAATTACAGACAACTCAATAGAAGATGAAAATATTATAAAAAAATCATCTGAAAAAAAAGAAAACATAAAAGATATAAATGGATAA
- the scpB gene encoding SMC-Scp complex subunit ScpB, producing MNKLKKDNVLNFPSKMTEIEREVEAIVFAAAEPLSIETIETKISKNTDVLKILQKLQTFYTNRGINLVCISNKWSFRTAQNLSSLMSQQKTVEKKLSKAAIETLAIIVYHQPVTRAEIEEIRGVAFGTNTLEILMELNWVKPQGRKDIPGKPIQYGTTDDFLSHFNLQKLSDLPTVDELGTAGLIDTSSVDASIFGTGKFYKEKQEDKKENIYSDIDEMLNSTLKPESEE from the coding sequence ATGAATAAGTTAAAAAAAGATAACGTTTTAAATTTTCCTTCAAAAATGACTGAAATAGAAAGAGAAGTTGAAGCTATTGTTTTTGCAGCTGCAGAACCACTAAGTATAGAAACAATAGAAACTAAAATTTCAAAAAATACTGATGTTTTAAAAATATTACAAAAGCTACAAACATTCTATACAAACAGAGGCATTAATTTAGTTTGTATTTCAAATAAGTGGTCTTTTAGAACGGCACAAAATTTATCATCATTAATGTCTCAACAAAAAACTGTTGAGAAAAAGCTATCAAAAGCTGCTATAGAAACATTGGCAATCATCGTCTATCACCAGCCGGTTACACGAGCGGAGATAGAGGAGATACGGGGTGTTGCCTTTGGCACTAATACTTTAGAAATCCTAATGGAATTAAATTGGGTTAAGCCACAAGGTAGAAAAGATATTCCAGGGAAACCTATCCAGTATGGAACTACAGATGACTTTTTAAGCCATTTTAATCTTCAAAAATTATCTGATCTTCCAACAGTGGATGAACTAGGGACTGCTGGACTTATTGATACATCTTCTGTTGATGCATCGATCTTTGGTACCGGAAAGTTTTATAAGGAAAAGCAAGAAGACAAAAAGGAAAACATATATTCTGATATCGATGAAATGTTAAATAGCACTCTCAAACCTGAAAGTGAGGAGTGA
- the tatA gene encoding twin-arginine translocase TatA/TatE family subunit, giving the protein MSIGFWQIAIVVILVVLLFGRGKISSLMGDVAKGIKSFKKGMATDPTEDTQPKNITENEDSNNQDSNNKE; this is encoded by the coding sequence ATGAGTATAGGATTTTGGCAGATAGCAATTGTAGTTATACTAGTAGTTTTACTGTTTGGGAGAGGTAAAATCTCTAGTTTGATGGGCGATGTCGCTAAAGGGATTAAAAGTTTTAAAAAAGGTATGGCAACTGACCCTACAGAAGATACACAACCAAAAAATATCACAGAAAACGAAGACTCAAATAATCAAGACTCCAATAACAAAGAGTAA